The Vicia villosa cultivar HV-30 ecotype Madison, WI linkage group LG1, Vvil1.0, whole genome shotgun sequence genome includes a region encoding these proteins:
- the LOC131624646 gene encoding pathogenesis-related protein PR-1 type-like, which yields MNSFSALCVLALILIMVSHFVQAQDSPADYLKGQNAARSAVTKVKIPDLVWDNKVAAFANNYANQRKDCQLVHSGTDRYGENIAMSSGEMFGTDAVTMWVNEKPYYDYDSNSCAEGQMCGHYTQVVWKNTVRIGCAKVRCDNGGTFITCNYDPPGNYIGERPY from the coding sequence ATGAATTCATTTTCTGCATTATGTGTCTTAGCCTTAATACTCATTATGGTTAGTCACTTTGTACAAGCTCAAGATTCTCCAGCAGATTATCTAAAAGGACAGAACGCCGCGAGATCGGCGGTCACCAAAGTTAAGATTCCAGATCTTGTTTGGGACAACAAGGTTGCTGCATTTGCAAATAATTATGCTAACCAACGCAAAGATTGTCAATTGGTCCACTCAGGTACTGATCGATACGGAGAGAATATCGCGATGAGCAGCGGTGAGATGTTTGGAACAGATGCTGTGACGATGTGGGTTAACGAGAAACCCTACTATGATTATGATAGTAATTCATGTGCTGAGGGACAAATGTGTGGCCATTATACACAAGTTGTTTGGAAAAATACAGTGAGAATTGGATGTGCTAAAGTGAGATGTGATAATGGAGGAACTTTTATTACATGCAATTATGATCCTCCTGGCAACTATATTGGTGAGAGGCCATACTGA